A single region of the Balaenoptera ricei isolate mBalRic1 chromosome 12, mBalRic1.hap2, whole genome shotgun sequence genome encodes:
- the STX11 gene encoding syntaxin-11, with protein sequence MKDRLVEFVELTKRYEQQFPDKDNEFDSPPEDIVFETDHILESLYRDIQDLQEENQQLTADVKRLGKQNTRFLTSMRRLSSIKRDTNSIAKDIKARGESIHRKLSAMKALSEDAEAQHGAHSAVARIARAQYSALTRPFQAAMHEYNQAEMKQRENCKIRIQRQLEIMGKDVSGDQIEDMFEQGKWDVFSENLLADVKGARAALNEIESRHREMLRLESRIRDLHDLFLQMAMLVEQQADTLDVIELNVQKTLDYTGQAKVQVSKAVRYKKKNPCRTVCCFCCPCLN encoded by the coding sequence ATGAAGGACCGGCTAGTAGAATTTGTGGAGTTAACCAAGCGGTATGAACAGCAGTTCCCAGACAAGGACAATGAATTTGACTCGCCCCCCGAGGATATCGTGTTCGAGACGGACCACATCCTGGAATCCTTGTACCGAGACATCCAGGACCTTCAGGAGGAAAACCAGCAGCTGACTGCCGACGTGAAGCGGCTGGGAAAGCAGAACACCCGCTTCCTCACGTCCATGCGGCGCCTCAGCAGCATCAAGCGCGACACCAACTCGATCGCCAAGGACATCAAGGCCCGGGGCGAGAGCATCCACCGCAAGCTGAGCGCCATGAAGGCGCTGAGCGAGGACGCCGAGGCCCAGCACGGCGCGCACTCGGCCGTGGCGCGCATCGCGCGCGCACAGTACAGCGCTCTCACCCGCCCCTTCCAGGCCGCCATGCACGAGTACAACCAGGCCGAGATGAAGCAGCGCGAAAACTGCAAGATCCGCATCCAGCGCCAGCTGGAGATCATGGGCAAGGACGTGTCGGGCGACCAGATCGAGGACATGTTCGAACAAGGCAAGTGGGACGTGTTCTCCGAGAACCTGCTGGCTGACGTGAAGGGCGCGCGGGCGGCCCTCAACGAGATCGAGAGCCGCCACCGCGAGATGCTGCGGCTGGAGAGCCGCATCCGCGACCTGCACGACCTCTTCCTGCAGATGGCCATGCTGGTGGAGCAGCAGGCGGACACCCTGGACGTCATCGAGCTCAACGTGCAGAAGACCCTCGACTACACCGGCCAGGCCAAGGTGCAGGTGAGCAAGGCCGTGCGGTACAAGAAGAAGAACCCCTGCCGGACCGTCTGCTGCTTCTGCTGCCCCTGCCTCAACTAG